One segment of Solanum stenotomum isolate F172 chromosome 1, ASM1918654v1, whole genome shotgun sequence DNA contains the following:
- the LOC125848018 gene encoding glycine-rich domain-containing protein 2 isoform X1, with translation MSTSDVASMRSLSEISEEETVRLSIDLVAAARRNLGFLRLVTESQWLQERPNILESIRRYDQLWMPLISDLSNGSNPPMILPPLDIEWVWYCHTLNPVSYRQYCESRFSKLIGKAAIFNEENEEYALNRCKGSWVQRYPTEPFENESDDSNLQNPLSTVHEELLKEVSKQRLYLYTKFSEPYYSEIVYLMAARQRYKGFLYMMHKFADSCSVLVPTSDILLMWITHQSYPTAYTLDTKGLEEEMRKVVGGWENVKEEDVENTNKLWERIFDQPYEKAGGLAIGKAVDLKPPIYWEVTDTDVNAKYSSMLPRFLLEVCLTVRLKPKMKPLSWDASKEFLRLQMVRCHRELKIDRPLSKFTSQRWQKALHLYCEFGTKGMVLEVRQRGGGCIKGSSLRESVTFLWNDLLRAPSLNFAKEIDQKVRVATSITPPVQASYLLKCVPDRVSDDSGAMISDVILRMNQYHPQEGRWLSRTVLDHAGRECFVIRFRVGGGFWRRGAETPSAVKWEDRIIEIREGRWSYVAGSIGRVPEKVVGIAKPKDPPEGWHALWNLSTGHELLVQWESSRSTSGLSFSVINQQSTDSVVKLLEGRQMQYEVKKSGLGEETEHVPNEKLKQVEDKEEDGFITVVRFSEDNPVGKATALVNWKLMVVEFSPEEDAVFILLLCMSIIRSISEMKKEDVGSLLIRRRIKEAKIGDRDWGSVVVHASSSYSPSISSPYLQPWYWNVQAVMGSQGVVDNIPRLQAPVLTYTPAEGGDKLYKHGIIN, from the exons ATGTCAACTTCGGATGTTGCTTCCATGAGAAGCCTAAGTGAAATTTCTGAGGAAGAAACTGTACGGTTGAGCATCGATCTTGTAGCTGCTGCAAGACGAAATCTTGGGTTCTTGAGACTTGTAACAGAGTCTCAATGGCTTCAAGAAAGACCCAACATTCTTGAATCTATTAGAAG GTATGATCAGCTATGGATGCCATTGATTTCTGATCTTTCTAATGGGTCAAACCCTCCAATGATTCTTCCTCCTCTTGATATTGAATGGGTTTGGTACTGTCACACCTTAAATCCG GTCAGTTACAGACAATATTGTGAATCAAGATTCTCTAAACTTATTGGAAAGGCAGCTATTTtcaatgaagaaaatgaagagtaTGCATTAAACAGATGCAAAGGAAGTTGGGTCCAGAGATATCCAACAGAGCCTTTTGAGAATGAATCTGATGACTCCAATTTGCAGAACCCACTTTCCACTGTTCATGAAGAACTGCTGAAAGAAGTATCCAAACAAAGACTTTATTTATACACTAAATTTTCTGAGCCTTACTATTCAGAGATTGTGTATCTGATGGCAGCTCGACAACGGTATAAGGGCTTTCTGTATATGATGCATAAATTTGCAGATAGTTGTTCTGTTTTGGTCCCTACTTCAGATATTCTTCTAATGTGGATCACTCATCAG AGTTATCCTACTGCATACACTTTAGACACAAAGGGGTTGGAGGAGGAAATGAGAAAAGTAGTTGGAGGATGGGAGAATGTGAAGGAAGAAGATGTTGAGAACACGAATAAACTATGGGAAAGAATATTTGATCAGCCATATGAGAAAGCTGGTGGCTTGGCCATTGGAAAGGCTGTTGATCTCAAGCCACCGATATACTGGGAAGTCACAGATACTGATGTCAATGCGAAATACTCATCCATGTTACCGCGATTCTTGCTTGAG GTCTGTTTAACAGTGAGGCTAAAACCAAAAATGAAACCTTTGAGTTGGGATGCGTCAAAGGAGTTTTTACGTCTTCAGATGGTTAGATGTCACAGGGAGCTCAAAATAGATAGACCACTCAGCAAATTTACGTCTCAAAGGTGGCAAAAAGCCTTGCACCTGTATTGTGAGTTTGGAACTAAAGGAATGGTTCTTGAGGTTCGCCAACGTGGTGGTGGCTGCATCAAAGGAAGTAGCTTGAGAGAGAGTGTAACTTTTCTTTGGAATGATTTGTTACGTGCGCCTTCTCTCaattttgcaaaagaaattGACCAAAAAGTCAGGGTAGCTACATCAATAACTCCTCCTGTCCAAGCCTCCTACTTGTTGAAATGTGTACCTGATCGAGTATCAGATGATTCAGGTGCTATGATATCTGATGTTATTCTGAGGATGAACCAATATCATCCCCAAGAAGGTAGATGGTTATCTCGGACTGTTCTGGATCATGCAGGCAGGGAATGCTTTGTGATTCGTTTTAG AGTTGGAGGTGGCTTTTGGAGGAGAGGAGCTGAAACTCCTTCAGCTGTAAAATGGGAGGACCGTATTATAGAAATACGTGAAGGTCGTTGGTCCTACGTTGCTGGTTCCATCGGTAGAGTGCCTG AGAAAGTGGTAGGTATTGCAAAACCAAAAGATCCACCAGAAGGATGGCATGCTCTTTGGAATCTTTCAACAGGACATGAGCTATTAGTACAGTGGGAATCATCAAGATCCACTTCAGGCTTAAGTTTCAGCGTAATAAACCAGCAATCAACTGATTCAGTG GTAAAGTTATTGGAAGGACGACAAATGCAGTACGAAGTCAAGAAATCTGGCTTAGGTGAGGAGACAGAACATGTGCCAAATGAAAAGTTAAAGCAAGTTgaagacaaagaagaagatGGATTCATAACAGTAGTTAGGTTCTCTGAGGATAATCCGGTTGGAAAAGCTACAGCACTTGTTAACTGGAAGTTAATGGTGGTGGAGTTTTCACCTGAAGAAGATGCTGTATTCATACTTCTTCTTTGCATGTCAATTATCAGAAGCATATCAGAAATGAAAAAGGAAGATGTAGGAAGCCTGTTGattagaagaagaataaaagaagCAAAGATTGGTGACAGAGATTGGGGCTCAGTGGTTGTCCAtgcttcttcttcatattctccATCGATCTCTTCACCTTACCTTCAGCCTTGGTATTGGAATGTGCAAGCAGTGATGGGATCGCAAGGTGTAGTAGACAATATCCCAAGGCTACAAGCTCCAGTATTGACTTATACACCAGCTGAAGGTGGCGACAAGTTGTACAAGCATGGGATAATCAATTAG
- the LOC125848018 gene encoding uncharacterized protein LOC125848018 isoform X2 — translation MSTSDVASMRSLSEISEEETVRLSIDLVAAARRNLGFLRLVTESQWLQERPNILESIRRYDQLWMPLISDLSNGSNPPMILPPLDIEWVWYCHTLNPVSYRQYCESRFSKLIGKAAIFNEENEEYALNRCKGSWVQRYPTEPFENESDDSNLQNPLSTVHEELLKEVSKQRLYLYTKFSEPYYSEIVYLMAARQRYKGFLYMMHKFADSCSVLVPTSDILLMWITHQSYPTAYTLDTKGLEEEMRKVVGGWENVKEEDVENTNKLWERIFDQPYEKAGGLAIGKAVDLKPPIYWEVTDTDVNAKYSSMLPRFLLEVCLTVRLKPKMKPLSWDASKEFLRLQMVRCHRELKIDRPLSKFTSQRWQKALHLYCEFGTKGMVLEVRQRGGGCIKGSSLRESVTFLWNDLLRAPSLNFAKEIDQKVRVATSITPPVQASYLLKCVPDRVSDDSGAMISDVILRMNQYHPQEGRWLSRTVLDHAGRECFVIRFRVGGGFWRRGAETPSAVKWEDRIIEIREGRWSYVAGSIGRVPVQRKW, via the exons ATGTCAACTTCGGATGTTGCTTCCATGAGAAGCCTAAGTGAAATTTCTGAGGAAGAAACTGTACGGTTGAGCATCGATCTTGTAGCTGCTGCAAGACGAAATCTTGGGTTCTTGAGACTTGTAACAGAGTCTCAATGGCTTCAAGAAAGACCCAACATTCTTGAATCTATTAGAAG GTATGATCAGCTATGGATGCCATTGATTTCTGATCTTTCTAATGGGTCAAACCCTCCAATGATTCTTCCTCCTCTTGATATTGAATGGGTTTGGTACTGTCACACCTTAAATCCG GTCAGTTACAGACAATATTGTGAATCAAGATTCTCTAAACTTATTGGAAAGGCAGCTATTTtcaatgaagaaaatgaagagtaTGCATTAAACAGATGCAAAGGAAGTTGGGTCCAGAGATATCCAACAGAGCCTTTTGAGAATGAATCTGATGACTCCAATTTGCAGAACCCACTTTCCACTGTTCATGAAGAACTGCTGAAAGAAGTATCCAAACAAAGACTTTATTTATACACTAAATTTTCTGAGCCTTACTATTCAGAGATTGTGTATCTGATGGCAGCTCGACAACGGTATAAGGGCTTTCTGTATATGATGCATAAATTTGCAGATAGTTGTTCTGTTTTGGTCCCTACTTCAGATATTCTTCTAATGTGGATCACTCATCAG AGTTATCCTACTGCATACACTTTAGACACAAAGGGGTTGGAGGAGGAAATGAGAAAAGTAGTTGGAGGATGGGAGAATGTGAAGGAAGAAGATGTTGAGAACACGAATAAACTATGGGAAAGAATATTTGATCAGCCATATGAGAAAGCTGGTGGCTTGGCCATTGGAAAGGCTGTTGATCTCAAGCCACCGATATACTGGGAAGTCACAGATACTGATGTCAATGCGAAATACTCATCCATGTTACCGCGATTCTTGCTTGAG GTCTGTTTAACAGTGAGGCTAAAACCAAAAATGAAACCTTTGAGTTGGGATGCGTCAAAGGAGTTTTTACGTCTTCAGATGGTTAGATGTCACAGGGAGCTCAAAATAGATAGACCACTCAGCAAATTTACGTCTCAAAGGTGGCAAAAAGCCTTGCACCTGTATTGTGAGTTTGGAACTAAAGGAATGGTTCTTGAGGTTCGCCAACGTGGTGGTGGCTGCATCAAAGGAAGTAGCTTGAGAGAGAGTGTAACTTTTCTTTGGAATGATTTGTTACGTGCGCCTTCTCTCaattttgcaaaagaaattGACCAAAAAGTCAGGGTAGCTACATCAATAACTCCTCCTGTCCAAGCCTCCTACTTGTTGAAATGTGTACCTGATCGAGTATCAGATGATTCAGGTGCTATGATATCTGATGTTATTCTGAGGATGAACCAATATCATCCCCAAGAAGGTAGATGGTTATCTCGGACTGTTCTGGATCATGCAGGCAGGGAATGCTTTGTGATTCGTTTTAG AGTTGGAGGTGGCTTTTGGAGGAGAGGAGCTGAAACTCCTTCAGCTGTAAAATGGGAGGACCGTATTATAGAAATACGTGAAGGTCGTTGGTCCTACGTTGCTGGTTCCATCGGTAGAGTGCCTG TACAGAGAAAGTGGTAG
- the LOC125878277 gene encoding F-box protein PP2-B15-like has product MMADKREMKLDLLPEDCIVQILSFTSPHDASQLSLVSTMVRDAALSDLLWEKFLPSDYREIIERLVLPIAFSSKKELFLKLFKPLLIDGGSKSFSIDKTTSKKCYMLSARELSITWSTNPLYWCWKPLLLHSRFPEGVELIMVCWLEIKGKINTRMLSPRTTYGAYLIVNLAGRAFGLDSLPSEVSVKVGDHESKGIVYLRRNNGNNRKQELEMVIMRHRVETLRSRVDRGGQEHVLCERDDGWLEIELGEFYCDGVNDTQVTMCLREIKGEHLKGGLIVEGIELRPKLIY; this is encoded by the exons ATGATGGCAGATAAAAGAGAGATGAAACTGGACCTCTTGCCAGAAGATTGTATCGTTCAAATCCTATCGTTCACATCTCCTCATGATGCTTCTCAATTGTCTTTGGTTTCGACTATGGTTCGTGATGCAGCCCTATCAGACTTGTTATGGGAGAAATTCTTACCCTCTGATTATCGAGAAATCATCGAAAGATTAGTTTTGCCAATTGCGTTTTCGTCAAAGAAAGAGTTGTTTCTTAAGCTCTTTAAACCTCTTCTCATTGATGGTGGTAGCAAG AGCTTTTCAATAGACAAGACAACAAGTAAAAAGTGTTATATGTTGAGTGCAAGGGAGCTATCAATTACTTGGTCCACCAATCCCCTCTACTGGTGTTGGAAACCCCTTCTTCTTCACTCAAG ATTTCCAGAAGGCGTGGAGCTTATTATGGTATGTTGGCTAGAaatcaaaggaaaaataaaCACTCGAATGTTGTCTCCTCGTACAACATATGGAGCTTACCTCATTGTCAACCTCGCTGGTCGTGCTTTCGGCTTAGACTCTTTGCCATCGGAGGTCTCTGTCAAAGTAGGTGACCACGAATCGAAAGGAATCGTATATCTACGACGTAACAATGGCAACAATAGGAAACAAGAATTGGAAATGGTGATAATGAGACACAGGGTAGAGACATTGAGATCAAGAGTTGATAGAGGAGGCCAAGAGCATgttttatgtgaaagagatgatGGATGGTTGGAGATTGAATTGGGTGAATTTTATTGTGATGGAGTCAATGATACACAAGTTACAATGTGCCTTAGAGAAATTAAAGGTGAACACCTTAAAGGAGGCCTTATTGTTGAGGGCATTGAGCTAAGACCCAAACTAATTTATTAA
- the LOC125848054 gene encoding putative pectinesterase/pectinesterase inhibitor 22, protein MGITKFLFILILLPFYQVLSEYEYETFHPYQRSPTLDPHAMIIQACNNIQNQALCLSHIQSNLDDPVHRDPNSILKAAIQNSLNQAKLTIQSITKFSTLSASSRDQMAIEDCQELLDFSVTELAWSLGEMRKIRAGSKNVHYEGNLKAWLSAALSNQDTCLEGFEGTDRHLEHFIKGSLTQVTQLISNVLTLYVQLHSLPFKPPRNENITYENQKYPEWMTNGDKDLLVSNPNGMHVDAVVSLDGSGRYRSIAQAINEAPSYSNRRYVIYVKRGTYHENIDLKKKKTNIMLLGDGIGATVITGNRNFMQGWTTFRTATVAVSGKGFIARDITFRNTAGPKNFQGVALRVDSDQSAFFRCSMEGYQDTLYAHSLRQFYRECNIYGTIDFIFGNGAAVLQNCKIYTRPPLPLQKVTITAQGRKSPDQSTGFSIQDSYIYATRPTYLGRPWKMYSRTVYMNTYMSGMVQPRGWLEWYGNFALNSLWYGEYKNYGPGSSLTGRVTWPGYHIIKNPSSANFFTVQHFIDGMSWLPATGVQFSAGLTN, encoded by the exons atgggGATCACCAAATTTCTCTTTATTCTCATTCTCTTACCTTTCTACCAAGTTCTCtctgaatatgaatatgaaactTTCCATCCATATCAAAGATCCCCTACTCTTGATCCTCATGCTATGATCATTCAAGCTTGCAACAACATCCAAAACCAAGCTTTATGCCTCTCACACATACAATCCAATCTTGATGATCCTGTCCACAGGGACCCCAATTCAATCCTCAAAGCAGCCATTCAAAACTCCCTCAATCAAGCAAAGCTAACCATTCAATCCATCACAAAATTCAGCACATTATCAGCTTCATCCAGGGATCAAATGGCTATCGAGGATTGCCAAGAACTTCTCGATTTCTCAGTCACTGAACTAGCATGGTCCTTAGGTGAAATGAGAAAAATCCGAGCTGGTTCAAAGAATGTTCATTATGAGGGAAATCTCAAGGCGTGGCTGAGTGCTGCATTGAGCAATCAAGACACATGCTTAGAAGGATTCGAAGGCACAGACCGACACCTCGAACATTTCATCAAGGGAAGTTTAACACAAGTAACACAACTCATTAGCAATGTTCTAACTTTGTATGTTCAATTGCATAGCTTACCATTTAAACCACCAAGAAATGAGAATATAACATATGAAAATCAAAAGTATCCAGAGTGGATGACAAATGGTGACAAAGATTTGCTAGTTTCTAATCCAAATGGAATGCATGTAGATGCTGTTGTATCCTTAGATGGAAGCGGCCGTTATCGGTCAATTGCACAGGCTATAAATGAGGCTCCAAGCTATAGTAACAGGAGATATGTAATCTATGTGAAGAGGGGAACTTAccatgaaaatattgatttgaagaagaaaaaaaccaaTATCATGCTTCTGGGAGATGGTATTGGAGCCACTGTCATTACTGGTAACAGAAATTTCATGCAAGGATGGACTACTTTTAGAACTGCAACTGTTG CTGTTTCGGGCAAGGGATTTATTGCAAGAGACATAACATTTCGCAACACTGCTGGGCCTAAAAACTTCCAAGGTGTGGCCCTTCGTGTGGATTCGGACCAATCCGCCTTTTTCAGGTGCAGCATGGAAGGATATCAAGACACGCTTTACGCCCATTCACTCCGTCAATTCTatcgagaatgcaacatttatggCACCATAGATTTCATTTTTGGCAATGGTGCTGCAGTTCTTCAAAACTGCAAGATTTATACTAGACCTCCACTTCCATTACAGAAGGTAACAATCACGGCCCAAGGTCGAAAAAGCCCAGATCAAAGCACTGGATTTTCGATCCAAGATAGCTACATTTACGCCACTAGGCCCACTTATTTGGGCCGGCCCTGGAAAATGTATTCAAGGACTGTTTACATGAATACCTACATGAGTGGAATGGTCCAGCCCAGAGGATGGTTGGAGTGGTATGGCAACTTTGCCTTGAATAGTCTGTGGTATGGTGAGTATAAGAATTATGGGCCTGGATCATCACTTACGGGTCGGGTTACGTGGCCCGGCTACCATATTATCAAAAATCCTTCATCGGCTAATTTCTTCACTGTTCAACATTTCATCGACGGCATGTCGTGGTTGCCGGCCACCGGCGTCCAGTTCTCAGCTGGTCTAACTAATTAA
- the LOC125848042 gene encoding F-box/LRR-repeat protein 3-like isoform X2 — protein sequence MDSALFVLNEDLLIRILSFITHDSDRKAFRLVCKAFLRVDSFHRTHLRILRPEFITTLFSKFPRIYSLDLSVCPQINDGAVSMLMGYGLSDWSRSLRRLVLSRTTGLKSAGLEILMKSCPVLESIDVSYCWGFGDREAAALSFGGSLRDVKLDRCLGLTDVGLAKIAIGCQCLEKLSLMWCIEITDLGIDFLSKKCTQLKQLDISYLKVTSVSLHSISSMEKLELLAMVGCGIVDDEGLHYLGKGCPSLQALDVSRCDRLSSSALAFLINGHPSMLQVYASHCFHEFPTKVIQGLKDLKNLKKLILDGAPVSESFFKIINFNCKYLVEIGLGKCKGVTDKGILQLVSGGVNLNILNLTCCSELTDNAISAITDSCRSVLCLKLECCNLLTEKSLYHLGLHCSLLEELDLTDCFGVNDTGLYNLSKCTKLICLKLGLCTNITDKGLYCVARNCSEIRELDLYRCQGIGDDGLYALSSGCKRMQKLNLSYCSEVTDRGIECLGHLPELSDLEMRSLLNVTGTGLTALATGCKRLSELDVKDCTSIDDSGFMALAYYSRNLQQDKRNHME from the exons ATGGATTCTGCTTTGTTTGTTCTTAACGAGGATCTTCTTATCAGAATTCTTTCCTTCATTACCCATGATTCCGACCGCAAAGCTTTCCGTTTGGTTTGTAAAGCATTCCTCCGGGTTGACTCTTTCCACCGTACCCATCTCCGGATCCTTCGTCCTGAGTTCATTACAACCCTTTTCTCCAAATTCCCACGTATTTACTCCCTTGACCTTTCCGTTTGCCCCCAAATTAATGACGGAGCTGTTTCCATGCTGATGGGTTATGGGTTGTCGGATTGGAGTAGGAGCTTGAGGAGGCTGGTGCTGAGTCGAACCACTGGGTTGAAATCAGCCGGGTTAGAGATACTTATGAAGTCTTGTCCTGTTTTGGAGTCTATTGACGTGTCTTACTGCTGGGGTTTTGGTGATAGGGAAGCTGCGGCTTTATCTTTTGGTGGGTCTTTAAGGGATGTAAAGCTCGACAGGTGTTTGGGTCTTACTGATGTTGGTTTGGCGAAAATAGCTATTGGGTGTCAATGCCTAGAGAAACTTAGCTTGATGTGGTGTATTGAAATTACTGATCTTGGGATTGATTTTTTGTCCAAGAAATGTACACAACTGAAGCAGCTTGACATTTCATATTTAAAG GTTACTAGTGTGTCACTGCATTCTATAAGCAGTATGGAGAAGTTGGAGCTTTTGGCTATGGTTGGGTGTGGCATTGTGGACGATGAAGGACTACATTACCTTGGAAAAGGGTGTCCTTCGCTTCAG GCACTGGATGTATCAAGGTGTGACAGACTAAGCTCATCTGCCTTAGCTTTCTTGATTAATGGACATCCTTCAATGCTACAAGTCTACGCTAGTCACTGTTTCCAT GAGTTTCCTACTAAAGTCATCCAAGGGCTGAAGGACCTAAAGAATCTGAAAAAGCTCATACTTGATGGAGCACCGGTTTCTGAATCATTCTTCAAGATCATTAATTTCAATTGCAAATATTTGGTCGAAATAGGGCTTGGAAAATGCAAAGGAGTGACTGACAAGGGCATTCTCCAGCTGGTATCAGGGGGTGTTAATTTAAATATCTTGAATCTCACATGCTGTAGCGAACTTACCGATAATGCAATATCAGCTATAACAGATTCTTGCCGGAGTGTTTTGTGCCTCAAGTTGGAGTGCTGCAACTTACTCACAGAGAAGAGCCTATATCACCTGGGATTACATTGTTCCTTACTTGAGGAGCTTGATCTTACTGATTGTTTTGGAGTCAATGACACTG GACTTTATAACTTGTCTAAATGTACAAAGCTTATATGCCTAAAGTTGGGATTATGTACTAACATTACTGACAAGGGACTGTACTGTGTGGCTAGAAATTGCAGCGAGATTCGTGAACTTGATCTATACCG GTGCCAAGGAATTGGTGATGATGGACTCTATGCTTTATCAAGCGGTTGCAAAAGAATGCAGAAGTTAAACTTGTCTTATTGCAGTGAGGTTACTGATAGAGGAATTGAGTGTCTCGGCCATCTACCAGAGCTCTCTGACCTCGAGATGCGGAGTCTTTTGAATGTCACAGGCACTGGTTTAACAGCACTTGCTACGGGATGCAAGAGACTTTCTGAATTGGATGTGAAAGACTGTACTAGCATTGATGATTCAGGTTTCATGGCGCTTGCTTATTACTCTAGGAATTTGCAACAG GACAAAAGGAATCACATGGAATGA
- the LOC125848042 gene encoding F-box/LRR-repeat protein 3-like isoform X1, whose translation MDSALFVLNEDLLIRILSFITHDSDRKAFRLVCKAFLRVDSFHRTHLRILRPEFITTLFSKFPRIYSLDLSVCPQINDGAVSMLMGYGLSDWSRSLRRLVLSRTTGLKSAGLEILMKSCPVLESIDVSYCWGFGDREAAALSFGGSLRDVKLDRCLGLTDVGLAKIAIGCQCLEKLSLMWCIEITDLGIDFLSKKCTQLKQLDISYLKVTSVSLHSISSMEKLELLAMVGCGIVDDEGLHYLGKGCPSLQALDVSRCDRLSSSALAFLINGHPSMLQVYASHCFHEFPTKVIQGLKDLKNLKKLILDGAPVSESFFKIINFNCKYLVEIGLGKCKGVTDKGILQLVSGGVNLNILNLTCCSELTDNAISAITDSCRSVLCLKLECCNLLTEKSLYHLGLHCSLLEELDLTDCFGVNDTGLYNLSKCTKLICLKLGLCTNITDKGLYCVARNCSEIRELDLYRCQGIGDDGLYALSSGCKRMQKLNLSYCSEVTDRGIECLGHLPELSDLEMRSLLNVTGTGLTALATGCKRLSELDVKDCTSIDDSGFMALAYYSRNLQQINLSHCAISDVGLCMVMGNLTRLQDAKLVNLYNVSTNGFEVALRASCVRLKKVKLIASLRLHLTPDIVKTLKARGCRIRWD comes from the exons ATGGATTCTGCTTTGTTTGTTCTTAACGAGGATCTTCTTATCAGAATTCTTTCCTTCATTACCCATGATTCCGACCGCAAAGCTTTCCGTTTGGTTTGTAAAGCATTCCTCCGGGTTGACTCTTTCCACCGTACCCATCTCCGGATCCTTCGTCCTGAGTTCATTACAACCCTTTTCTCCAAATTCCCACGTATTTACTCCCTTGACCTTTCCGTTTGCCCCCAAATTAATGACGGAGCTGTTTCCATGCTGATGGGTTATGGGTTGTCGGATTGGAGTAGGAGCTTGAGGAGGCTGGTGCTGAGTCGAACCACTGGGTTGAAATCAGCCGGGTTAGAGATACTTATGAAGTCTTGTCCTGTTTTGGAGTCTATTGACGTGTCTTACTGCTGGGGTTTTGGTGATAGGGAAGCTGCGGCTTTATCTTTTGGTGGGTCTTTAAGGGATGTAAAGCTCGACAGGTGTTTGGGTCTTACTGATGTTGGTTTGGCGAAAATAGCTATTGGGTGTCAATGCCTAGAGAAACTTAGCTTGATGTGGTGTATTGAAATTACTGATCTTGGGATTGATTTTTTGTCCAAGAAATGTACACAACTGAAGCAGCTTGACATTTCATATTTAAAG GTTACTAGTGTGTCACTGCATTCTATAAGCAGTATGGAGAAGTTGGAGCTTTTGGCTATGGTTGGGTGTGGCATTGTGGACGATGAAGGACTACATTACCTTGGAAAAGGGTGTCCTTCGCTTCAG GCACTGGATGTATCAAGGTGTGACAGACTAAGCTCATCTGCCTTAGCTTTCTTGATTAATGGACATCCTTCAATGCTACAAGTCTACGCTAGTCACTGTTTCCAT GAGTTTCCTACTAAAGTCATCCAAGGGCTGAAGGACCTAAAGAATCTGAAAAAGCTCATACTTGATGGAGCACCGGTTTCTGAATCATTCTTCAAGATCATTAATTTCAATTGCAAATATTTGGTCGAAATAGGGCTTGGAAAATGCAAAGGAGTGACTGACAAGGGCATTCTCCAGCTGGTATCAGGGGGTGTTAATTTAAATATCTTGAATCTCACATGCTGTAGCGAACTTACCGATAATGCAATATCAGCTATAACAGATTCTTGCCGGAGTGTTTTGTGCCTCAAGTTGGAGTGCTGCAACTTACTCACAGAGAAGAGCCTATATCACCTGGGATTACATTGTTCCTTACTTGAGGAGCTTGATCTTACTGATTGTTTTGGAGTCAATGACACTG GACTTTATAACTTGTCTAAATGTACAAAGCTTATATGCCTAAAGTTGGGATTATGTACTAACATTACTGACAAGGGACTGTACTGTGTGGCTAGAAATTGCAGCGAGATTCGTGAACTTGATCTATACCG GTGCCAAGGAATTGGTGATGATGGACTCTATGCTTTATCAAGCGGTTGCAAAAGAATGCAGAAGTTAAACTTGTCTTATTGCAGTGAGGTTACTGATAGAGGAATTGAGTGTCTCGGCCATCTACCAGAGCTCTCTGACCTCGAGATGCGGAGTCTTTTGAATGTCACAGGCACTGGTTTAACAGCACTTGCTACGGGATGCAAGAGACTTTCTGAATTGGATGTGAAAGACTGTACTAGCATTGATGATTCAGGTTTCATGGCGCTTGCTTATTACTCTAGGAATTTGCAACAG ATTAATCTGAGTCATTGTGCAATCTCGGATGTGGGCCTGTGCATGGTGATGGGGAACTTGACACGGTTGCAGGATGCCAAGCTCGTAAACCTTTACAACGTGTCAACCAATGGCTTTGAGGTTGCTCTTCGGGCTTCCTGTGTTCGGCTGAAAAAAGTTAAGTTGATTGCCTCCCTGAGACTACATCTTACGCCGGACATAGTTAAGACATTGAAGGCAAGAGGTTGCAGGATTAGGTGGGATTAA